The Henckelia pumila isolate YLH828 chromosome 2, ASM3356847v2, whole genome shotgun sequence genome includes a window with the following:
- the LOC140878158 gene encoding uncharacterized protein, with amino-acid sequence MQAHLSALDDDMWFVITDGPLEITKVNTVIALSGGGPQYIEKPRIEWTADDKKKANLDNIAKDILYKTLDKNTFSKIKTCKTEKEIWEKLIQLCEGNEQTKENKLSVSTQKFDNIKMRQGESMTEFDERVSSIVIELNRLGKTYPNREVILKIIRGIPKEWDVKTMAMRESKDLNKLELHDLFADLKAYEFELQTREEDQSTSQLTKALTAVKIESPAKPEKRNQEGSHRKNFQKKDSVEEPRSYFNCGKTGHFIADCPKPKNLDKRKSSRNDRHNSRQKHEALVAKDSKSKWAETDSDSEGSNDSSSSSDDEEEVKCLMANDHEHPSTSEQVFDFSSEEFTREELIKALHDMANEYQKLSFAFDEVKAKKKDLQDNSTELSFEQSVEISCLEAEIAMIKTENEQLKINIMNFTVEKQRMDDLVSSWNRSSSTLTEMHDSQRPLNDKTGLGYGKTVETGESSTLPKLNMCKGKYINFVRAVREHEDEKPILMTWQQIKKMNRKRFGIGFNPHETKAEIAKSPK; translated from the exons ATGCAAGCACATTTATCTGCActagatgatgacatgtggtttgTCATCACTGATGGACCTCTTGAGATTACAAAGGTAAATACTGTTATAGCCCTCTCTGGAGGTGGTCCTCAATACATTGAGAAACCTAGAATTGAATGGACTGCCGACGACAAAAAGAAGGCAAACTTAGACAATATAGCTAAGGATATCTTGTATAAAACTCTTGACAAGAATACCTTTAGCAAAATCAAGACATGCAAAACTGAAAAAGAGATTTGGGAAAAGTTGATTCAACTCTGTGAAGGAAATGAACAAACAAAGGAAAATAAGCTATCTGTATCCACTCAAAAATTTGACAACATCAAAATGAGACAAGGAGAATCAATGACAGAATTTGATGAAAGAGTAAGCAGCATTGTTATCGAGCTCAACAGATTGGGGAAAACATATCCCAACAGAGAAGTTATCCTCAAAATTATTCGAGGCATTCCCAAAGAATGGGATGTAAAAACAATGGCCATGAGAGAATCTAAAGACTTGAACAAATTAGAACTGCATGACCTATTTGCAGATCTAAAAGCATATGAGTTTGAGTTACAGACTCGAGAAGAAGATCAGTCTACCTCACAACTGACCAAAGCTTTGACTGCAGTAAAAATTGAGTCACCAGCTAAACCGGAAAA AAGAAACCAAGAAGGATCACACAGAAAAAACTTTCAAAAGAAAGATTCAGTTGAAGAACCAAGAAGCTATTTCAACTGTGGGAAAACAGGACACTTCATTGCCGActgtcccaaaccaaagaacCTTGACAAAAGAAAAAGTTCAAGGAATGATAGACACAACTCAAGACAGAAGCATGAAGCATTGGTTGCAAAGGACAGCAAATCCAAGTGGGCCGAAACAGACAGTGATTCAGAGGGATCAAATGACTCTTCTAGctcaagtgatgatgaagaagaagtcAAATGTCTTATGGCAAACGATCATGAACATCCATCCACCAGTGAACAGGTATTTGATTTTAGCTCTGAAGAATTTACCAGAGAAGAACTAATCAAAGCTCTTCATGATATGGCAAATGAGTATCAAAAACTGTCATTTGCATTCGATGAAGTAAAAGCAAAGAAAAAGGACCTGCAAGACAACTCAACTGAACTGTCCTTTGAACAATCAGTTGAGATAAGCTGTCTTGAAGCAGAGATTGCTATGATTAAAACTGAGAATGAGCAACTCAAGATCAATATCATGAATTTTACAGTAGAAAAACAAAGAATGGATGATTTAGTAAGTTCATGGAATAGATCCTCGAGTACACTGACAGAAATGCATGATTCACAAAGACCTCTCAATGACAAAACTGGTCTAGGGTATGGCAAGACAGTTGAAACCGGTGAATCAAGTACTCTACCCAAACTGAATATGTGCAAAGGTAAATACATAAACTTTGTACGAGCAGTTAGGGAACATGAAGATGAAAAACCTATTCTGATGACTTGGCAACAAATAAAGAAGATGAACAGAAAAAGATTTGGTATTGGCTTCAATCCTCATGAAACTAAGGCAGAGATTGCTAAAAGTCCTAAATAG